From Xylanibacter oryzae DSM 17970, a single genomic window includes:
- a CDS encoding alpha/beta hydrolase, with protein sequence MKIKHLLIVLISVVMLTSCATGKATLSKKINVQMSETTVLENDVAYKMVADTAIRLDIYTNRDDSARLKPVVVFIHGGSWIHGNKNEIRNSYRMALCNALINEHCAVVSINYRLADGVNSTFDEELADCRDAVKWVRRNAAKYNFDGNKIGLWGTSAGAHLSMVVGYQPTDSTRIRFVMDNFGPANLNSLFMTDLTPLGLGIARIALPGLYNERQLMMKIFHDDYCTRYSPVNMAGWYAVPTLIQHGDKDKLVPIGESYELKKVLQRMGIPYDMYVLRGAVHAFPGLTQKQIDDIVEQSMNFVKEHFK encoded by the coding sequence ATGAAGATAAAGCATTTATTAATTGTCCTGATATCGGTAGTGATGTTGACATCTTGTGCTACCGGGAAAGCTACTCTTTCGAAAAAGATCAATGTGCAAATGTCAGAGACTACAGTTTTAGAAAATGATGTTGCGTATAAGATGGTTGCAGATACTGCAATCAGACTTGACATATATACTAATCGTGATGACAGCGCACGACTGAAACCGGTGGTGGTCTTCATACATGGTGGCAGTTGGATACATGGTAATAAAAATGAGATAAGAAATTCGTATCGTATGGCACTATGCAATGCTTTGATAAATGAACATTGCGCTGTCGTGTCTATAAATTATCGATTGGCTGACGGTGTAAACAGTACTTTTGATGAAGAACTGGCCGACTGCCGTGATGCAGTGAAATGGGTGAGACGCAATGCTGCAAAATATAACTTCGACGGTAATAAAATAGGATTATGGGGCACTTCGGCAGGCGCACATTTGTCTATGGTGGTTGGATATCAGCCTACCGACTCCACCCGTATACGGTTTGTTATGGATAATTTCGGCCCTGCTAATCTAAACAGTCTCTTTATGACAGATCTAACACCTCTTGGGTTAGGTATAGCCCGAATTGCTTTGCCCGGATTATATAATGAGCGACAGCTGATGATGAAAATTTTTCATGATGACTATTGTACACGCTACTCTCCTGTAAATATGGCCGGATGGTATGCAGTACCGACATTAATTCAGCATGGAGATAAGGATAAACTTGTACCGATTGGTGAATCATATGAGTTGAAGAAAGTGCTTCAACGAATGGGCATACCTTATGATATGTATGTATTAAGAGGCGCAGTACATGCTTTTCCAGGCTTAACTCAAAAACAGATTGACGACATCGTAGAACAGTCGATGAATTTTGTAAAGGAACATTTCAAGTAG
- a CDS encoding adenosylcobalamin-dependent ribonucleoside-diphosphate reductase, which yields MENLKTYKFDEAFEASLDYFGGDELAARVWVNKYAMKDGLGNIYEKSPVDMHWRIANEIARIEKKYKNPLSAQDVFDLLDHFRYIVPAGSPMTGIGNNHQVASLSNCFVIGLDGDADSYGAILRIDEEQVQLMKRRGGVGHDLSHIRPKGSPVNNSALTSTGLVPFMERYSNSTREVAQDGRRGALMLSVSIKHPDSEAFIDAKMTEGKVTGANVSVKLDDEFMRDAVEDKPYIQQFPTNGKNPLIKKSISAKTLWQKIVHNAWKSAEPGVLFWDTIIRESLPDCYADLGFRTVSTNPCGEIPLCPYDSCRLLSINLYSYVVNPFTKDAYFDYELFKKHVALAQRMMDDIVDLELEKIEQIKNKIKHDPQSEEVKGTEYHLWEKIYNKSGMGRRTGVGITAEGDMIAAMGLCYGTDKATDFSVNVHKTLALSAYGSSVQMAKERGAFEIYDAKREENNPFVKRIKEADPKLYEDMTKYGRRNIACLTIAPTGTTSLMTQTTSGIEPVFMPVYKRRRKVNPNDTDVHVDFIDEVGDSYEEYIVYHRKFLTWMTINGYDTNKKYTQEEIDDLVAKSPYFKATANDVDWLMKVRMQGAIQKWVDHSISVTINLPNNVDEALVNRLYVEAWKSGCKGCTVYRDGSRSGVMVSVDKKKEEKKAVTINPDSMPCKPPQVTEVRPQELDCDVVRFQNNKEKWVAFVGLLNGYPYEIFTGLQDDDEGIVLPKTTTKGRIIKRTNEDGSHRYDFQFENKRGYKTTVEGLSEKFNPEYWNYAKLISGVLRYRMPIDHVIKLVGSLQLASESINTWKNGVERALKKYVIDGTEAEGQKCPVCGHESLVYQEGCLICKNCGASRCG from the coding sequence ATGGAAAATTTAAAGACATACAAGTTTGATGAGGCTTTCGAGGCTTCATTAGATTATTTTGGCGGTGATGAACTTGCTGCCCGGGTGTGGGTAAACAAGTATGCCATGAAAGACGGTTTGGGCAATATCTACGAGAAGAGTCCTGTAGATATGCACTGGCGTATAGCTAATGAGATAGCTCGTATAGAGAAAAAATACAAGAATCCTTTGTCAGCACAGGATGTCTTTGATCTGCTAGATCATTTCCGCTATATTGTTCCGGCAGGAAGTCCGATGACTGGTATAGGTAATAATCATCAGGTGGCTTCATTGTCTAACTGCTTTGTTATCGGTCTTGATGGTGATGCAGATTCTTATGGTGCTATTCTGCGTATTGACGAAGAACAGGTACAGTTGATGAAAAGACGTGGAGGTGTAGGTCATGATTTGTCTCACATACGTCCAAAAGGTTCACCTGTAAATAATTCGGCTCTTACGTCTACAGGTCTTGTTCCGTTTATGGAGAGATACAGCAATAGTACCCGTGAGGTAGCCCAGGATGGCAGACGTGGCGCATTGATGTTGTCGGTTAGCATAAAGCACCCTGACAGTGAGGCTTTTATTGACGCAAAGATGACCGAAGGCAAGGTTACAGGAGCGAATGTGTCTGTAAAACTTGATGACGAATTTATGCGCGATGCAGTAGAAGACAAACCTTATATACAGCAATTCCCTACGAATGGCAAGAATCCGCTTATTAAGAAAAGTATATCAGCTAAGACATTATGGCAGAAAATTGTGCATAACGCATGGAAGAGCGCAGAGCCTGGTGTCCTGTTTTGGGATACAATTATTCGTGAGAGCCTGCCTGACTGTTATGCTGATCTTGGTTTCCGCACAGTAAGTACAAACCCTTGTGGTGAAATTCCTCTATGTCCTTATGACTCTTGCAGACTGCTGTCAATCAATCTATATTCGTATGTAGTTAATCCATTTACAAAAGATGCTTATTTCGATTATGAGCTGTTTAAAAAACATGTAGCTTTGGCTCAGCGCATGATGGATGACATCGTCGACTTAGAACTGGAGAAGATCGAACAGATAAAAAATAAGATTAAACATGATCCTCAAAGTGAAGAGGTGAAAGGCACAGAATATCATCTGTGGGAGAAAATATATAACAAGAGCGGTATGGGACGCCGTACCGGTGTTGGTATCACAGCAGAAGGTGATATGATTGCTGCTATGGGCTTATGTTATGGTACCGATAAGGCTACAGACTTCTCTGTCAACGTTCATAAGACTCTGGCTTTGTCTGCTTACGGTTCTAGTGTGCAGATGGCAAAGGAGCGCGGGGCATTCGAAATATATGATGCAAAGAGAGAAGAGAATAATCCTTTTGTAAAGCGCATCAAAGAAGCAGATCCAAAACTTTATGAAGACATGACTAAATACGGTCGTCGTAATATTGCCTGTCTTACTATAGCACCTACAGGTACTACAAGTTTGATGACACAGACAACAAGTGGTATAGAGCCAGTTTTCATGCCTGTATATAAGCGTCGCCGAAAGGTTAATCCAAATGATACGGATGTTCATGTTGACTTTATTGATGAAGTTGGCGACTCTTATGAGGAATATATCGTTTATCACCGTAAGTTCCTTACATGGATGACTATAAATGGTTATGATACTAATAAGAAATATACGCAGGAGGAAATAGACGACCTCGTTGCCAAGTCTCCTTATTTCAAAGCTACCGCTAATGACGTAGACTGGCTTATGAAAGTCCGTATGCAAGGTGCTATACAGAAATGGGTGGATCACTCTATCAGTGTTACTATAAATCTTCCGAATAATGTAGATGAGGCTCTTGTTAACCGTCTTTATGTTGAGGCATGGAAATCCGGTTGTAAGGGTTGTACAGTATATCGTGATGGTTCACGTTCAGGTGTTATGGTTTCTGTAGACAAGAAAAAAGAGGAAAAGAAGGCCGTAACTATTAATCCTGATTCAATGCCTTGTAAACCGCCACAGGTAACAGAAGTTCGTCCTCAGGAGTTGGATTGCGACGTAGTTCGTTTCCAGAATAATAAGGAAAAGTGGGTAGCTTTTGTAGGATTGCTTAATGGTTATCCTTATGAGATATTTACTGGTCTGCAGGATGATGATGAAGGCATTGTGCTGCCTAAGACTACAACAAAGGGCCGCATAATTAAAAGAACCAATGAGGATGGCTCTCATCGTTATGACTTCCAGTTTGAGAACAAACGTGGATATAAGACAACGGTAGAGGGACTTAGCGAGAAATTCAATCCTGAATATTGGAATTATGCAAAATTGATATCCGGGGTGTTACGTTATCGTATGCCTATTGATCATGTTATCAAGTTGGTGGGTTCATTACAATTGGCTTCTGAGAGCATCAATACATGGAAGAACGGTGTTGAGCGTGCTTTGAAAAAATATGTGATAGACGGAACCGAAGCTGAAGGACAGAAGTGTCCCGTATGCGGACATGAGAGTCTGGTATATCAAGAGGGATGTCTTATCTGCAAGAATTGCGGAGCATCGCGTTGCGGATAA
- a CDS encoding N-acetylmuramoyl-L-alanine amidase family protein translates to MLRKIIYLFTILIFSASLSFGADHRFTLVIDAGHGGHDAGALGAFSKEKNINLNVALAFGRFVERNCPDVRVVYTRKTDVFIPLDDRADIANRNKADLFVSIHTNALPDGRIARGLETYTLGMARAQANLDVAKRENSVILVEKDYKLHYKGFDPNSSESYIMFEFMQDKYMEKSVELAKMVQRNVCSCANRPDKGVHQAGFLVLRKTSMPSCLIELGFITTPDEEQMLNSESGIENLAKGIYNAFVSYKKKFDSAISVPYKTYQPDEINIPTIVPDNEISQPIQAKREPMPVNKPEVEKQDSDSKTEMPDVNNVTVTQSVTSKSANEENEDSDTLSFRIQVLASSRMLRPGSQQFNSMTGLDYYQEDGMFKYTYGSSSNYNEIYRLRKTIIDKFPEAFIVAFKGTKKININEAIQEYKSNRK, encoded by the coding sequence ATGTTAAGAAAGATAATATATTTATTTACTATTCTTATATTTTCTGCTTCTTTATCTTTTGGAGCGGATCATCGTTTTACACTTGTTATTGATGCTGGGCACGGAGGTCATGATGCCGGTGCGCTTGGCGCTTTTTCAAAAGAGAAAAATATAAATCTTAATGTAGCTTTGGCTTTCGGCAGATTTGTGGAGAGAAATTGTCCCGATGTACGTGTCGTATATACACGAAAGACGGATGTCTTCATTCCGCTTGATGACCGTGCTGATATAGCTAACCGAAATAAGGCAGACCTTTTTGTCTCGATTCATACTAATGCATTGCCGGATGGAAGGATAGCACGTGGGCTTGAAACGTATACTCTCGGTATGGCACGTGCACAGGCTAATCTTGATGTGGCAAAACGTGAGAACTCTGTAATCTTGGTGGAGAAGGATTATAAGCTGCATTATAAGGGGTTTGACCCAAACTCTTCAGAGAGTTATATAATGTTTGAATTCATGCAAGATAAGTATATGGAGAAAAGTGTAGAACTGGCAAAGATGGTCCAGAGAAACGTATGTAGCTGCGCCAACCGACCAGACAAAGGCGTGCATCAGGCCGGTTTCCTTGTACTTCGAAAAACTTCTATGCCAAGTTGCCTTATAGAACTAGGTTTTATTACTACACCAGATGAGGAACAGATGCTTAATTCAGAAAGCGGTATCGAAAATCTTGCTAAAGGAATATATAATGCTTTTGTGAGTTATAAAAAAAAATTCGATTCGGCAATATCCGTCCCATACAAAACCTATCAACCGGACGAAATAAACATACCGACAATAGTACCAGACAACGAAATAAGTCAACCAATACAAGCAAAAAGAGAACCGATGCCTGTAAACAAACCGGAAGTGGAAAAACAGGACTCGGACAGCAAAACGGAAATGCCGGACGTAAACAACGTGACTGTCACACAATCAGTAACTTCAAAAAGTGCTAATGAGGAGAATGAAGACTCTGATACACTTTCGTTTAGAATTCAGGTGCTTGCAAGTAGCAGAATGTTAAGGCCGGGCAGTCAGCAGTTTAACTCTATGACAGGCCTTGACTATTATCAGGAGGATGGAATGTTCAAATATACTTATGGATCTTCGTCTAACTATAATGAGATATATCGTTTGAGAAAAACTATCATTGATAAGTTTCCAGAGGCATTCATAGTAGCTTTCAAGGGAACGAAAAAGATAAATATCAATGAGGCAATACAAGAATATAAGTCAAATAGGAAATAA
- the folB gene encoding dihydroneopterin aldolase, whose amino-acid sequence MKVESSYIYIKNLRLHSFHGVLPQERLTGNDYILNLRVKYPVGSALISDRVEDTLNYATMCDMITVEMEKPSALIENAAYRICKRLFKDMPKIESVDISITKINPPMEADCDGAGIELHLINDKTI is encoded by the coding sequence ATGAAGGTGGAATCATCTTATATATACATCAAGAATCTTCGTCTGCATTCGTTTCATGGCGTTTTGCCTCAAGAGCGACTAACAGGCAATGACTATATATTGAATCTACGGGTGAAATATCCCGTAGGTTCTGCTTTGATTTCAGATAGGGTGGAGGATACTCTTAATTATGCCACTATGTGTGATATGATAACAGTAGAGATGGAAAAACCTTCTGCCCTTATAGAAAATGCAGCCTACAGGATATGTAAAAGACTGTTTAAGGATATGCCAAAAATAGAATCCGTCGATATTTCTATTACTAAAATTAATCCTCCGATGGAGGCAGATTGTGATGGTGCAGGCATAGAATTACACTTAATAAATGATAAAACTATTTGA
- a CDS encoding carboxypeptidase-like regulatory domain-containing protein: MKTFISRAIGILLFTMIAGTLTSSAQTDDYFTVSGIVKSQSNKKAVEFANVSVNGTNIGTVTNEDGEFTLKIKKSTKANAIVVSLIGYSNSWMNIGEENIDNAVIWLKPKQNLLDEVVVEASVSRNIVAQAIRNIDKNYGTTPTLLTGFYRETARKGNHYINISEAVVHMFKTGYNVRNANSDRVQVIKGRKLLSEKASDTLAVRLIGGPNMSAYMDVVKNPDGFLDESTLNYYSFMMEKPVYIDHRIQYVISFKPMVNLEYALFEGKLYIDKESLAVTRAELSLDMSDKNKVTQTILKKKPFGLVFKPQELTFLINYEERNGKMCLSYMRNEVKFKCNWKKRLFHTSYGVVSEMVVTDKDDNNVEKIPYRESFKEDDSFTDKVKAFYDEDFWGNYNILAPTESLDKAVTKLKKQHKDMNN, encoded by the coding sequence ATGAAAACATTTATCAGTAGAGCAATCGGTATTCTGCTTTTCACAATGATAGCAGGTACGCTTACATCAAGCGCTCAGACGGATGACTATTTTACAGTAAGTGGAATAGTAAAAAGTCAGTCTAACAAGAAGGCTGTGGAATTTGCCAATGTATCTGTCAACGGTACTAATATAGGTACTGTTACAAATGAGGACGGAGAATTCACTCTTAAAATTAAGAAATCTACAAAGGCCAACGCCATCGTAGTTTCGCTAATAGGATATTCAAACAGTTGGATGAATATAGGTGAAGAAAACATCGACAATGCTGTAATATGGCTCAAACCAAAGCAGAATCTTCTAGACGAAGTTGTAGTTGAAGCTTCTGTATCACGTAATATTGTAGCACAGGCCATCCGCAACATTGACAAAAATTATGGAACTACACCAACACTTCTGACTGGATTTTACAGGGAGACAGCTCGTAAAGGCAATCATTATATCAATATATCTGAGGCTGTAGTACACATGTTTAAGACAGGATATAATGTACGCAATGCCAACAGCGACCGTGTGCAGGTTATAAAAGGTCGCAAACTGCTCAGCGAAAAAGCCAGCGATACCCTTGCAGTGAGACTAATCGGCGGCCCTAATATGTCAGCATATATGGATGTGGTTAAAAATCCTGATGGATTTCTTGACGAGAGCACACTCAACTACTATAGTTTTATGATGGAGAAACCTGTATATATAGATCATCGTATACAATATGTAATATCATTCAAGCCTATGGTTAATCTTGAATATGCATTGTTTGAAGGTAAATTGTATATCGACAAGGAGAGTCTAGCAGTAACCAGAGCTGAGTTGTCACTTGATATGAGTGATAAGAATAAGGTTACTCAAACCATTCTGAAGAAAAAACCTTTCGGACTCGTATTCAAGCCACAAGAACTTACTTTCCTTATCAATTACGAGGAGCGTAATGGTAAGATGTGTCTCAGTTACATGCGCAATGAGGTCAAATTCAAATGCAACTGGAAGAAAAGACTATTCCATACCAGCTACGGTGTAGTATCCGAAATGGTGGTAACAGACAAGGATGACAATAATGTTGAGAAAATACCATACAGAGAGTCATTCAAAGAAGACGACTCGTTCACTGATAAAGTTAAGGCTTTCTATGATGAAGATTTTTGGGGAAACTACAATATACTGGCCCCGACAGAATCACTCGACAAGGCTGTAACCAAGTTGAAAAAACAACATAAAGACATGAACAACTGA